The Populus trichocarpa isolate Nisqually-1 chromosome 2, P.trichocarpa_v4.1, whole genome shotgun sequence genome has a window encoding:
- the LOC7466467 gene encoding filament-like plant protein isoform X11: MEKRKWLWKRKSSERSPGETDSSGSISSHSERFSDDQQDPSKASPTDSAQSPEVTSKTITTDEDVNDRIKSLTDKLSAALVNVSAKDDLVKQHVKVAEEAVAGWEKAENEVTALKKQLEVAIQQKAGLEDRVSHLDGALKECVRQLRQAREELEEKIHEAVVQKSLEWESIKSELENQFIELKSKEAAAKSESPAPIVDELCQKLEYLEQENATLKLELLSQSEELEIRTIERDLSTQAAEAASKQHLESIKKVAKLEAECRRLKAAACKPSSVNDHKTSAASSIYVESLPDSQSDSGEKLNAVELDARKVSCSEPYKSEQSCLDSWASTLISELNQFKNEKSINRNLPASSVEIDLMDDFLEMEQLAALSENETGTDNSKAEAVIKQSVDAESSLRAELEVMAKRTAELEEKLQKVEGEKFELEEKLQKVEGEKFELEEKLERIKAEMDELEMALNESQDRNEASQLQLSEAQQKLVELQEELLLTNESKQQIEFQLVSMEAEARTMSAKVNSIQGEIEKERVLSAEIALKYHELEEELSRKKQEEELQQNEDFDVAANKLAECQKTIASLGNQLKSLATLKDFLIDTASIPEFSAGGSAIPKVKINEGDSPPSVSSSASSAVSSNHVSSEKNRNGFAKFFSRSKNGIQLEI; encoded by the exons ATGGAAAAGAGGAAATGGTTGTGGAAGCGGAAGTCTTCTGAGAGGAGTCCTGGTGAAACAGACAGTTCGGGGTCAATATCTTCACATTCTGAGAGATTCTCTGATGATCAG CAGGACCCCTCAAAGGCATCTCCTACTGATAGTGCTCAATCACCCGAAGTCACATCAAAAACTATAACTACGGATGAAGATGTCAATGATAGGATTAAGAGTTTGACAGACAAGTTATCAGCTGCTCTTGTGAATGTTAGTGCCAAAGATGACTTGGTAAAGCAGCATGTAAAAGTCGCTGAAGAAGCTGTTGCAG GCTGGGAAAAGGCTGAGAATGAAGTAACAGCTCTCAAGAAACAACTTGAAGTTGCAATTCAGCAGAAAGCTGGATTGGAAGATCGGGTGAGCCATCTTGATGGGGCCCTCAAGGAATGTGTTAGGCAGCTGAGGCAAGCAAGAGAAGAGCTGGAAGAAAAGATCCATGAAGCTGTGGTACAGAAAAGTCTCGAGTGGGAATCCATTAAATCTGAACTTGAGAACCAGTTTATTGAGCTCAAGTCAAAAGAAGCTGCTGCCAAGTCTGAATCCCCTGCTCCGATTGTTGATGAACTGTGCCAGAAACTTGAATATTTGGAGCAAGAGAATGCTACCCTGAAACTCGAGCTCCTTTCCCAGTCTGAAGAGTTAGAAATCAGAACAATTGAAAGGGACTTGAGCACTCAAGCAGCTGAAGCAGCCAGCAAACAACATTTGGAGAGCATAAAGAAGGTGGCCAAGCTTGAAGCTGAGTGCCGGAGGCTAAAAGCAGCAGCATGTAAACCATCCTCTGTTAATGATCACAAGACTTCTGCTGCGTCCTCAATTTATGTTGAGTCTCTCCCTGACAGTCAATCAGACAGCGGGGAGAAGCTTAATGCTGTGGAGCTGGATGCTCGTAAAGTTAGTTGCTCGGAGCCATACAAGTCTGAACAAAGTTGCTTAGACTCGTGGGCATCTACATTAATTTCAGAGCTTAATCAATTCAAGAATGAAAAATCTATCAATAGAAATCTCCCAGCCTCTTCTGTCGAAATTGATCTCATGGATGATTTTCTTGAAATGGAACAACTTGCTGCTTTGTCCGAGAATGAAACTGGAACTGATAATTCTAAAGCGGAAGCTGTTATCAAACAATCAGTTGATGCTGAAAGCTCATTGAGAGCTGAGCTTGAAGTCATGGCAAAACGAACTGCTGAATTGGAAGAGAAGTTACAGAAGGTGGAAGGAGAAAAGTTTGAATTGGAAGAGAAGTTACAGAAGGTGGAAGGAGAAAAGTTTGAATTGGAAGAGAAGTTAGAGAGGATTAAAGCAGAGATGGATGAGTTGGAGATGGCTCTAAATGAAAGTCAGGACAGGAATGAAGCATCACAACTTCAGCTGAGCGAGGCCCAGCAGAAGTTGGTGGAGTTGCAAGAGGAGCTATTGTTGACAAATGAATCAAAGCAGCAAATTGAATTTCAACTCGTTAGCATGGAAGCAGAGGCTCGGACCATGTCTGCAAAAGTTAACTCAATACAAGGAGAGATTGAAAAAGAGAGGGTTCTGTCAGCAGAAATCGCACTCAAGTATCACGAACTCGAGGAGGAGCTCTCAAGAAAGAAACAGGAAGAAGAGCTCCAGCAAAAT GAGGACTTTGATGTAGCTGCTAATAAACTTGCTGAATGCCAGAAAACAATAGCGTCTCTAGGGAATCAGCTGAAATCTCTGGCAACTCTAAAGGACTTCTTGATTGACACTGCAAGCATACCAGAGTTCTCTGCTGGAGGATCAGCAATTCCTAAAG TAAAAATAAACGAAGGAGACTCACCCCCATCTGTATCATCGTCAGCTTCATCTGCTGTGTCATCAAATCACGTCAGTTCTGAGAAGAACCGAAATGGTTTTGCCAAATTTTTCTCTCGAAGTAAGAATGGGATACAGCTAGAAATTTAG